From one Rosa rugosa chromosome 4, drRosRugo1.1, whole genome shotgun sequence genomic stretch:
- the LOC133746055 gene encoding 12-oxophytodienoate reductase 2-like, which translates to MANQAPTLPLLTPYKMGKFDLSHRVVLAPLTRQRSYGNVPQPHAILYYSQRASKGGLLITEATGVSDTAQGYPDTPGIWTKEQVEAWKPIVNAVHAKGGVFFCQIWHVGRVSNSGFQPDGQAPISSTDKSLTPQKGSNGIDVMQFTPPRRLRTDEIPQIVNDFRLAARNAMEAGFDGVEIHGAHGYLIDQFLKDQVNDRTDQYGGSLEKRCRFALDIVEAVVNEIGADKVGIRSSPFADYMESGDSNPMELGLYLVNSLNKYGILYCHMIEPRMKTLGDKIECPHSLVPMRKAFNGTFIAAGGFDRKDGNNAVAEDRADLITFGRWFLANPDLPKRFELNAPLNKYIRDTFYISDPVLGYTDYPFLDSTA; encoded by the exons ATGGCTAACCAAGCTCCCACACTTCCTCTTCTTACTCCTTACAAAATGGGAAAGTTTGATCTTTCTCACAG AGTTGTTTTAGCGCCATTGACTAGACAGAGATCATATGGAAATGTTCCCCAGCCACATGCCATCTTATATTACTCTCAGAGAGCATCTAAAGGAGGTCTTCTCATAACTGAAGCCACTGGAGTTTCTGACACAGCACAAGG GTATCCAGATACTCCTGGTATATGGACAAAGGAGCAAGTTGAAGCATGGAAACCCATTGTCAATGCTGTACATGCTAAAGGGGGTGTCTTCTTTTGTCAGATTTGGCATGTGGGGAGGGTTTCAAATAGTG GCTTTCAGCCAGATGGGCAAGCTCCAATCTCTTCTACTGACAAGTCCCTAACCCCCCAAAAAGGATCTAATGGTATTGATGTTATGCAATTCACACCTCCAAGACGATTAAGGACAGATGAAATTCCTCAAATTGTCAATGATTTCAGACTTGCTGCAAGGAATGCTATGGAAGCTG GCTTTGATGGGGTTGAAATTCATGGCGCCCATGGCTACCTTATCGATCAGTTTTTAAAAGATCAAGTAAATGATCGAACAGACCAATATGGTGGATCTCTAGAAAAGCGTTGCCGATTTGCACTAGACATTGTTGAAGCTGTTGTCAACGAGATAGGAGCAGATAAAGTTGGAATTAGATCATCTCCATTTGCTGACTATATGGAATCCGGAGATTCTAATCCAATGGAATTGGGCCTTTATCTAGTCAATTCCTTGAACAAATATGGAATCCTGTACTGCCACATGATTGAGCCAAGAATGAAGACActtggagataaaattgaatgTCCCCACAGTCTTGTACCCATGAGAAAGGCTTTCAATGGTACCTTCATTGCTGCTGGTGGTTTTGACAGGAAAGATGGGAACAATGCTGTGGCTGAGGACCGTGCAGATCTTATCACTTTTGGTCGTTGGTTCTTGGCTAATCCAGATTTACCGAAGAGATTTGAGCTTAATGCTCCTTTAAATAAGTACATTAGAGATACATTCTACATCTCTGATCCCGTTCTTGGTTACACAGATTATCCATTTCTTGACAGCACTGCTTGA
- the LOC133746127 gene encoding protein ALP1-like — MNSNWAAKWEEMNSKEEEEMQEEEEEEEEVDARLRIANKMMADAANWWAYEQLHQQPQWGGSVAGRAYKNRQRGQANQRLLNDYFVDNPVFNEVEFRRRYRMRREVFLRMLDDVQTANPYFRQSYDNAGQPSFSPHQKITCALRMLANACSADSLDESFRMPESTAIENMGQFCRTIVTIYQGRYLRAPTSDDLDRLLQRAERRGFPGMIGSLDYMHWRWKNCPTGWQGSFSGKAKKPTIVLEAVADFDTWIWHAFFGIPGAQNDITVLGRSPLFDALTAGESPHLNYEINGKHHNIGYYLADGIYPKWATLVQSIRRPVTEEEVYFSTKQEAYRKDVERAFGILQARFAIIRQPARGWSLAKLNSIMLTCIILHNMIVEDERHDYYDGDSDDDEPDPNRSRRTRARIYDGPNLPRNPRTGQISIEEYMHRYRLIRSRAANNDLQQDLMKHLWATRGQRHR; from the coding sequence ATGAATTCCAATTGGGCTGCCAAGTGGGAGGAGATGAACTCcaaagaagaggaggagatgcaagaagaagaggaggaggaggaagaagttGATGCAAGGCTCCGAATTGCAAATAAAATGATGGCGGATGCTGCAAATTGGTGGGCTTATGAGCAACTTCATCAACAACCACAGTGGGGTGGCTCAGTTGCAGGTCGCGCTTACAAAAACCGACAACGTGGGCAAGCAAACCAAAGGTTGTTGAATGACTACTTCGTGGATAATCCGGTGTTTAATGAGGTCGAGTTCAGACGACGCTACAGAATGAGGCGCGAAGTTTTCCTTCGCATGCTAGACGATGTTCAGACTGCCAACCCCTATTTTAGGCAGTCATATGATAACGCCGGCCAACCCAGCTTCTCGCCCCATCAAAAGATAACATGCGCACTCCGTATGCTTGCCAATGCATGCTCAGCAGATTCCTTGGATGAATCCTTTAGGATGCCTGAGTCAACTGCGATCGAGAACATGGGACAATTTTGTCGAACCATTGTCACGATCTACCAGGGACGTTACCTCCGGGCACCCACCTCAGATGATTTGGATAGGCTTCTACAACGAGCTGAGAGACGAGGGTTTCCAGGGATGATCGGGTCATTAGACTACATGCATTGGCGGTGGAAGAATTGTCCCACAGGGTGGCAGGGAAGCTTCAGCGGCAAAGCAAAAAAACCCACCATTGTTCTGGAAGCCGTGGCAGATTTTGACACATGGATATGGCATGCATTTTTTGGGATCCCAGGAGCACAAAATGATATCACTGTTCTCGGGCGTTCACCATTGTTTGATGCCCTCACAGCTGGCGAATCACCACACCTGAATTATGAAATCAATGGTAAGCATCACAATATTGGTTATTATCTTGCTGATGGTATTTATCCAAAATGGGCGACGCTTGTCCAATCAATTAGGCGTCCTGTAACTGAAGAAGAAGTGTATTTTTCCACTAAACAAGAGGCATACAGAAAAGATGTTGAAAGGGCATTTGGGATTCTACAAGCACGGTTTGCAATCATTCGACAACCTGCTAGGGGGTGGAGTCTCGCAAAACTCAACTCAATTATGCTTACATGCATAATACTTCATAATATGATTGTGGAGGATGAGCGTCATGACTATTATGATGGTGATTCCGATGATGATGAACCTGATCCAAATAGGTCAAGAAGAACCCGGGCAAGAATTTATGATGGTCCAAATTTACCTCGCAACCCGAGAACCGGCCAAATCtcaatcgaggaatacatgcaTCGTTATAGGCTAATACGCTCTAGAGCTGCAAATAATGATCTACAACAAGATCTTATGAAGCATCTTTGGGCAACTAGAGGCCAACGACATCGATGA